CATATTCTCATTAGTCATTGGTCATACTTATTCTTCTTAGTTATGTCatccttttatattttctgATTTACGCAAGAAAAACTAAAATCTGAATAGTTTTCCTCAAGTAGTGAATTGAAGTTATTACCGACTGAATTCTTGTTCAGCGAATAAGCTCATCGAATTTTCTGTTGAACAATGAAGGACTGAGACTACTGCAAAATTAGACAGAGAGATTGAAAACATACCGGCCTTTGCTCAAAAGGAACCTCAATTTCTGACCCCGGATCCCAACTCTGCCCGCGGAAGCCACTCGTTTCCCCGCCTGCCCCATCTTTCAAGGCCTTGATAGAAACCCCCTTGGGCAGCCTTCTAGAACTACGGTATTGGATGAGCCATGAGGTGGAGCTGCTACCAACCGTCACTAACTTGACTTTTGGAGGACTAAAGAGCAGAGAGCAATACACTTGCGCTCGGAGCATCTATTTCCttaaaatcgaaccgaaccgaGCGCAGCCGAGGGGTATCCTAAATTTCTTGGTTCAACTGGCAAGAAACCGGGGGAGGAGATGAGTGTTTTTCAGGGATGGTTGTGTTTTTTCAGGGACCATGCATTATTTACGTGGAGGAAAACAACTGATTCGGAAAATCATATTTGTAATTTACTGCGAAGAGGAGGGCTTGTTTGGACAATGACCCAAAGCCAGGTAGGCAAAACGTGTGATAGTACTTGTATACTTCCATTGGAAGGGGGGACCCACACAATTGGACATGTGTGCAAGCCTCTCCTTTGTGTGTGTACTTTTGGACCGTCGATCATGTAGGCCTGTAAATAGGATTATCCAAATGTTAGGGACTTTAAAAAGTAATTTTGTTCTTGTCTGTAAACAGTGTGTTGGCGACGTTGATTGTGCAAATGAAATGTGAACACCTTCGGCCTTCCACGCAGTGTCGTGTGTATTCCTAATGCTATCATGGGACGGCATCAGGGTGCACTGTTTTGTGCGCATTCCTCGTGCTTTCATGGGACGGTGTAAGACCTTGTAGCTCATGAGGTTAAAAGGTTAAAGGGTATTGGCCCTTGTCCTGAGAACACAGTTCGAGTTCATATAATAAACGAGCCAAACTTGAGCTTTGCTATGTCTGGCTTGTAAGTTTGTGAGCAGAATGTTTATAACTTTGCTTTAGATGaatgatatttttcttgataATTTTAAGACAACTAAATACACAAAATGTGTATCGAAATAATGAAGTCATCCATCCAACCAGCAACCAGGGATCTAGCCCCAAATCAAGGAATATGACCTTGGGAGGAGGCATGGCCCATATCTTGGTGGGAGGCTCACAAAATGGTGGGAGAGACACCGGAAAGGGATAAGAGGATGAAGCGCTCAAAACCACCCATCAGGAGGGGGAGGGGGACGACGGTGCGGATGCAAGGGGAGGGGAGGGAAGAGAAGACTAATAGATTAACAAACACTTCAACATGTTGTCCCGAAGCTGATTTGAGAATATTAGCTTTgtcaaagaaaaatatcactagagCGTAGTTTAATAGTAACATTTTGATTATGATTACATTGAGCCGTTGAGACTTGACTCCATTGAACTGTTGAGACTGGACTCCACAAGAAAGTGGAAAACTGAACAGTGAAACCGCGTagccaaaaagaagaagatgctCCACGCCACATTGCCTACCAATTTTGTCAGAAAGAGACGCACAATTCTGTATTCCTAGTCACCATTGGATTCCAATTTCCAAATCTCCAAAATTCCGAACTTTTCGTGTGCTGATAACACGGCTGAATATAtaagtgtaataatacaattaattaaattttttttttacatgctTCCagctaattatatttttactgaATCATATTCCTGTCGTATTGAAAAAATTTCTGCAAATCCCACATCTTAAAAATTTAGCACCCCCAgtaattttgtaaataattCAAATCACAAAATCCCAGTCTTTCTCAACACCAACCTCCGCGGTGCCGTGCGTGCAATTAGAATCAAAAGAAGGCGGGTTGCTTACTCTACAAGCTCGACTGTGACCCTGCAATTAGTCAGTATTTGAGTGACTGTTAACACGGAAGAGACCAGATAAAAGCCACCAATCACCACCGCCATTGCCAATTCGCCAGCAGCAGCATTGGAAGGGAAGGGAAGTGAAATTACCGATGAGACCCAAAAGTGGGAAAGGGAATTGGAGCTCCAAGTTCAAGTTCAAGGGCATACTCGGGTTGCCCACCACTTTGATCTTctgctccttcttcttccttgctgGCTTCTTTGGCTCCTCCCTCCTCTCCCAGGTAAAATTTCCCCGTTTCCTCtattgggttttttattttgatcaACAACTTTAATggggtttttcaatttttcaaaattgactagattatttttgaattttttggcaGCATGTGAGTGGTGGTGGTAATAGGCTGAGAGCGAGACTGTTGGAGACAGAGTACAATTCGATGCCTTATGGCAAGACCGGTGACGATTCTTTAACTTCCATTCCCTTCCAGGTTTCTATtgctttttaatgttttttgcTTGGATTGTTATGAACAGTTTGATCAATTTAGGGTTGTAATCAAAGATTGAATTTTGATTAGCTGACAAGAAATGGGGGCATATGAACTGCTTATAGGTTTTGAGTTGGTATCCGCGAGCATTATATTTTCCTAATTTTGCAACTGCGGAGCAATGCGAAAGCATAATCGGTTTGGCAAAACCACGCCTTAAACCATCGATTTTGGCTTTGCGAGAAGGAGAGACAGAGGAAAGCACAAAGGATATACGAACAAGGTACATTTTCAACATTTGTTGTGGTGAATCAGCAAACCCTTTTCAGGATTTGCACTATTAGTACTGGTTATGCATCCCATTTTTATTGTTGATTGTTGATATAAGCTTAGAAAAAAATAGCATTTAATGTGATTCGGGTTCACATGTAAGTAGTTTTTGTAAAGATGAGCAGTTATAGATGCTACATATCATATGCTTACATGGTATTTTGAAGCAGTTCGGGTGTGTTTCTTTCCGCTTCTGATGATAAATCCGGGACTTTGGATGTGATTGAGGAAAAGATTGCAAGGGCTACAATGCTTCCCAGGACACATGGAGAGGTACTGTTTAGTTATAGTTTTTGAGCTTGTGATTATCATCCTCGTCATTTCTTTATCTATATCTATACAAAGATCATAATGGCTTGTCATGTTTCGTTGTAAGCAATACTTATGGAACTTTTTCAGTCATGTCCAAGCTGACAGCATGAAGTTAAATATCGTACATTGTGTTGCCAAATTATATTCCTTGAACTTGTAATATAATTGTTCTGCAAGCGCAAACTGGGTTAAGAAGGGTTGTTGCAAAATAATCCTGTTAGATTAGATGAGAAGACTTTACATTTACatactaattatttttatggattTTTGGTTCTGTTCCTCACATGTCTATGTTTTTCTGTTACGTGCCCACCACCCAATAGAAACATAGATAAATGAAATCGGTGCAGTGTTGCTGAAAGTCGCTGACCCTTTTGTTGAATTAGTTAACCTTTTATTTCAGGCCAGTTTGTAAAATTGTCTGAGCTGAGGATATCATCATGTTTCAGGCATTTAACATCTTGCGCTATGAGATCGGGCAGAAGTATAATTCTCATTATGATGCATTCCACCCTGATCAATATGGTCCTCAGAAGAGCCAAAGGGTACATCTTCAGCATAATACATGCATTTTCAATTGGCCTTTGTTGGTTTCATGATCATAATGTTTGTGGTTGTGTATTACCGATACACTAGCACTCCCACGTCTAGACAGATAAAACTAGGCAAAGATAAACCTCAATGTTTTATTTGCTGCATTTGCACAACTACTACAGTTGGGATGGAAAGCACAGTAGGTCACTTTGAAACATATCGGTGTATGCTACCTGGATAAATTGGATTAGCTAGTTCGAAACCAAACAGATGTGATGGTTTTCATGTCTTAAGTCACAAAAAGATGTTCTATGACAAGttcttgaattttctcaaaTAATATCGTTACCAAGCTAGAGATTTGATAGAATTGTACTGTTTATTTACCAAAAGCTCTGAAAGAGTCATATTTGAACTTGTGCAGGTTGCATCATTCTTGTTGTATTTAAGTGATGTTCAGGAAGGCGGTGAAACCATGTTTCCTTACGAGGTAAGGTCAAGACCTCTGTGCTTCTCTTTGCCTTTTTGGTTTGTTCATTATTGATCATCCTGCATTTGATCTGCAGAATGGCTCAAACACGGATGGAACCTATGATTTTCGGGAATGTGTTGGTTTGAAA
Above is a window of Malus sylvestris chromosome 15, drMalSylv7.2, whole genome shotgun sequence DNA encoding:
- the LOC126605400 gene encoding probable prolyl 4-hydroxylase 9 isoform X2 codes for the protein MRPKSGKGNWSSKFKFKGILGLPTTLIFCSFFFLAGFFGSSLLSQHVSGGGNRLRARLLETEYNSMPYGKTGDDSLTSIPFQVLSWYPRALYFPNFATAEQCESIIGLAKPRLKPSILALREGETEESTKDIRTSSGVFLSASDDKSGTLDVIEEKIARATMLPRTHGEVASFLLYLSDVQEGGETMFPYENGSNTDGTYDFRECVGLKVKPRKGDGLLFYSLLPNGTIDMLALHGSCPVIEGEKWVATKWIRDQEQED
- the LOC126605400 gene encoding probable prolyl 4-hydroxylase 9 isoform X1, which encodes MRPKSGKGNWSSKFKFKGILGLPTTLIFCSFFFLAGFFGSSLLSQHVSGGGNRLRARLLETEYNSMPYGKTGDDSLTSIPFQVLSWYPRALYFPNFATAEQCESIIGLAKPRLKPSILALREGETEESTKDIRTSSGVFLSASDDKSGTLDVIEEKIARATMLPRTHGEAFNILRYEIGQKYNSHYDAFHPDQYGPQKSQRVASFLLYLSDVQEGGETMFPYENGSNTDGTYDFRECVGLKVKPRKGDGLLFYSLLPNGTIDMLALHGSCPVIEGEKWVATKWIRDQEQED